A window of the Sphingobium sp. CAP-1 genome harbors these coding sequences:
- a CDS encoding M48 family metallopeptidase: MTVSPLWHYDGVTAVRRNVLVRADGTGFHLEEPDSGWAGVPVQWADLTVIGAEKGRSAYGHRTLAGWRMGFSGEPPAEIAAHLPRAKRYGRWIDRFGFWPAAGAFTLVAGLVVWGAAEAPGVIAPLIPQSWENRMGDAMVGDFGGRVCHTPAGDAALRALVRRVDPRGEAREVALANIPLVNAVTLPGGRIILFDGLVQQAGSADEVAGVLGHELGHVRHRDTMAGLVRQLGLSVVLGGFGGNGGSYLNGVLSLSYGRDAESAADAVAIDQMRDAAISPAGTAAFFARMGGKGEAARAEQAMTWLSSHPLSTARRKRFEQAIRPGAAYRPALDRAQWTALRSACASDPLVAKAWGRDF; this comes from the coding sequence ATGACCGTTTCCCCGCTCTGGCATTATGATGGCGTGACCGCCGTACGCCGCAACGTGCTGGTCAGGGCCGATGGAACCGGCTTCCATCTGGAGGAACCGGACAGCGGCTGGGCCGGCGTGCCGGTGCAATGGGCCGACCTGACCGTCATCGGTGCGGAAAAGGGGCGGTCGGCCTATGGCCATCGCACCCTGGCCGGCTGGCGCATGGGCTTTTCGGGCGAACCGCCGGCAGAGATCGCCGCGCATCTGCCCAGGGCTAAACGCTATGGCCGCTGGATCGACCGCTTCGGCTTCTGGCCGGCGGCGGGGGCGTTCACGCTTGTCGCGGGGCTGGTGGTCTGGGGTGCGGCGGAAGCGCCGGGCGTCATCGCGCCGCTGATCCCGCAAAGCTGGGAAAACCGGATGGGCGACGCCATGGTCGGCGATTTCGGTGGCCGTGTCTGCCACACGCCGGCGGGTGACGCCGCGTTGCGCGCGCTGGTCAGGCGGGTCGATCCAAGGGGGGAGGCGCGGGAGGTCGCGCTCGCCAACATTCCGCTGGTCAATGCCGTCACCCTGCCGGGCGGCCGGATCATCCTGTTCGACGGGCTGGTGCAGCAGGCCGGATCGGCCGATGAGGTGGCCGGGGTGCTGGGCCATGAACTGGGCCATGTCCGGCATCGCGACACGATGGCGGGACTGGTGCGCCAGCTTGGCCTCAGTGTCGTGCTGGGCGGTTTTGGCGGCAATGGCGGCAGCTATCTGAACGGCGTCCTGTCGCTGAGCTATGGGCGCGATGCGGAAAGCGCGGCCGACGCTGTCGCTATCGACCAGATGCGCGACGCCGCCATATCGCCGGCCGGCACCGCCGCCTTCTTTGCCCGGATGGGCGGCAAGGGGGAGGCGGCGCGCGCCGAGCAGGCAATGACCTGGCTGTCGTCGCACCCGTTGTCGACGGCCCGGCGCAAGCGGTTCGAGCAGGCGATCAGGCCGGGCGCCGCCTATCGACCGGCGCTGGACCGGGCGCAATGGACGGCCTTGCGCAGCGCCTGCGCGTCCGATCCCCTTGTCGCCAAAGCGTGGGGCCGGGACTTCTGA
- a CDS encoding HesA/MoeB/ThiF family protein, whose translation MTLTDDQLDRYARHIVLKEIGGAGQARLLSADVAVIGAGGIGSPAILYLAAAGVGTIRVIDDDAVALSNLQRQILFGTDDVGTPKAESAMAAVARINPDVKLIPINARIDAGNADLMLRDADVVLDGCDNFGTRLTVADTTQRLRIPLVSAAVGPFEGQLATYRGWEGDKPCYRCLVGAPQDAPERNCAEAGVIGALTGAIGSLAALEAIRAIVPFGADMAGKLLIADLLSMRFRTLAVAKDPACTGCAVELCAP comes from the coding sequence ATGACGCTGACCGACGATCAGCTTGACCGTTACGCCCGCCATATCGTTCTGAAGGAGATTGGCGGCGCGGGGCAGGCGCGGCTGTTGTCGGCCGATGTCGCGGTGATCGGCGCGGGTGGCATCGGCAGCCCGGCGATCCTCTATCTCGCGGCGGCCGGCGTCGGCACCATCCGGGTGATCGACGATGACGCCGTCGCCCTGTCCAACCTGCAACGGCAGATATTGTTCGGCACCGATGATGTCGGCACGCCCAAGGCGGAAAGCGCCATGGCGGCGGTCGCGCGAATCAATCCCGATGTGAAGCTGATCCCCATCAACGCACGGATCGATGCCGGCAATGCCGACCTGATGCTGCGCGATGCCGATGTCGTGCTGGACGGCTGCGACAATTTCGGCACGCGCCTAACGGTCGCGGATACGACGCAGCGACTGCGCATTCCGCTGGTGTCGGCGGCGGTCGGCCCGTTCGAGGGACAGCTTGCCACCTATCGCGGCTGGGAAGGCGACAAGCCCTGCTATCGCTGTCTGGTCGGCGCGCCGCAGGATGCGCCCGAACGCAATTGCGCCGAAGCCGGGGTGATCGGCGCACTGACCGGCGCCATCGGCAGCCTCGCCGCGCTGGAGGCGATCCGCGCGATCGTGCCGTTCGGCGCGGACATGGCGGGCAAGCTGCTGATCGCCGACCTGCTCTCCATGCGTTTCCGCACGCTTGCCGTCGCGAAAGACCCGGCCTGTACCGGCTGCGCCGTGGAACTATGCGCGCCCTGA
- a CDS encoding DsrE family protein, with the protein MRALRFVVATPDAERLRGALVLAAAQAALGGDAAIFLQLDAVALLRTPVAAPRDAAHQAAGLPSLGALIEDASALGVTLIACQSGLALCGMRADDLPAGVEMSGPVGFLAQTNEGDRLLFA; encoded by the coding sequence ATGCGCGCCCTGAGGTTCGTCGTCGCGACACCCGACGCGGAACGGCTGCGCGGCGCGCTGGTACTGGCGGCGGCGCAGGCGGCGCTGGGCGGTGATGCGGCGATCTTCCTGCAACTGGATGCGGTCGCACTGCTGCGCACGCCGGTCGCCGCGCCGCGCGACGCCGCCCATCAGGCCGCCGGCCTGCCGTCGCTCGGCGCGCTGATCGAGGATGCGAGTGCGCTGGGCGTCACCCTGATCGCCTGCCAGAGCGGCCTGGCGCTGTGCGGCATGAGGGCGGACGATCTGCCCGCCGGCGTCGAAATGAGCGGTCCCGTCGGCTTTCTGGCGCAGACCAACGAGGGCGACCGCCTCCTGTTCGCCTGA
- a CDS encoding ExbD/TolR family protein, with the protein MALSFARPNAPDADAPMGEMNTTPLIDVMLVLLIMFIITIPIQTHSVAIDLPQTPVTPQQPMPDPVKNKVTIDAGGLIRWNGAAVDRLTLRRYLAATLRMPVEPELQFQPDATARYVAVDEVLADIKRSGVTKLGFIGNERYRDF; encoded by the coding sequence ATGGCTTTGAGCTTCGCAAGACCCAATGCCCCGGATGCGGACGCGCCGATGGGGGAAATGAACACGACGCCGCTGATCGACGTGATGCTGGTGCTGCTGATCATGTTCATCATCACCATCCCGATCCAGACGCACAGCGTGGCCATCGACCTGCCGCAGACGCCGGTGACGCCGCAGCAGCCGATGCCCGATCCGGTCAAGAACAAGGTGACGATCGACGCGGGCGGCCTGATCCGCTGGAACGGCGCGGCGGTCGACCGGCTGACCTTGCGCCGCTATCTGGCGGCGACGCTGCGGATGCCGGTGGAGCCGGAATTGCAGTTTCAGCCCGACGCGACGGCCCGCTATGTCGCGGTCGATGAAGTGCTGGCCGACATCAAGCGATCGGGCGTGACCAAATTGGGTTTCATCGGCAATGAACGCTATCGCGACTTTTGA
- a CDS encoding YjgN family protein: MTDDVDAQASFAFEGNWRDYAPIAFTNLFLTIVTLGIYRFWATARTRRYLWANTRFIDDWLEWTGTGKELFLGFLMVLLLIGLPFLFLQFGAQALVLQGQATLAGVLTLLAAFTIFYFGGVARFRALRYRLSRTWWHGIRGGSDDAGWGYGVQYMWRTMVAYLPFGLLIPWSMMSLWNRRMNRMNFGSEPFVARGRARPLMKRFLLFYLAPLLFVVLAVATAGTYGGDLGGVRVTSSFPPILRIIAFLVIFVGVYVLLGLIALAYYAAFLREAIDNLTLGGLQFSFEASTDDWLALFFGDIALVVCTLGIGAIFLEYRHWKFFITHLGAAGEIYTDQLTQSQTRTDRHGEGLLDAFDVGAF, encoded by the coding sequence ATGACGGACGATGTGGACGCGCAGGCCAGTTTCGCGTTCGAGGGCAATTGGCGCGACTATGCGCCGATCGCCTTTACCAACCTGTTTCTGACGATCGTGACGCTGGGGATTTACCGTTTCTGGGCGACGGCACGGACCCGGCGCTATCTCTGGGCCAACACGCGCTTCATCGACGACTGGCTGGAATGGACGGGGACGGGGAAGGAATTGTTCCTTGGTTTCCTGATGGTGTTGCTGCTGATCGGTCTGCCTTTCCTGTTTCTGCAATTCGGGGCGCAGGCGCTGGTCCTGCAAGGGCAGGCCACGCTGGCCGGGGTGTTGACCCTGCTGGCGGCCTTCACCATTTTCTATTTCGGCGGCGTCGCCCGCTTTCGCGCGCTGCGCTATCGCCTGAGCCGAACGTGGTGGCATGGTATAAGGGGCGGAAGCGATGATGCCGGCTGGGGCTATGGCGTGCAATATATGTGGCGCACCATGGTCGCCTATTTGCCGTTCGGTTTGTTGATTCCCTGGTCGATGATGTCCCTTTGGAATCGTCGCATGAACCGGATGAACTTCGGGTCGGAGCCATTTGTTGCGCGGGGTCGCGCCCGGCCGCTGATGAAACGCTTTCTGCTCTTCTATCTGGCTCCGCTGCTGTTCGTGGTGCTGGCCGTGGCGACGGCAGGCACTTATGGCGGCGATCTGGGCGGGGTGCGGGTAACGTCCAGTTTCCCCCCGATCCTGCGCATCATTGCCTTTCTGGTGATTTTCGTGGGCGTCTATGTCCTGCTGGGGTTGATCGCCCTGGCCTATTATGCCGCCTTCCTGCGCGAGGCGATCGACAATCTGACGCTGGGCGGCCTGCAATTCTCGTTCGAGGCAAGCACGGACGACTGGCTGGCCTTGTTCTTCGGCGATATCGCGCTGGTGGTCTGTACATTGGGGATCGGCGCGATCTTCCTGGAATATCGCCACTGGAAATTCTTCATCACCCATCTGGGCGCGGCAGGCGAAATCTACACCGATCAGTTGACGCAGTCGCAGACCCGGACCGATCGCCATGGCGAAGGGCTGCTCGATGCGTTCGATGTGGGCGCCTTCTGA